From a region of the Acanthochromis polyacanthus isolate Apoly-LR-REF ecotype Palm Island chromosome 3, KAUST_Apoly_ChrSc, whole genome shotgun sequence genome:
- the polr1e gene encoding DNA-directed RNA polymerase I subunit RPA49 → MTTVMDASCAFVCCGEERDTDKAVIVRFANGSVKNPDRLDFSLYKNTDETNPRKKNRRILVAESDRLSYVGHNFGAGSLKCNNLCKYYVGVLNKQTMQMEVHNAQLFNMQPAIPGETTDTAQSQDTTQTYRDKVDSLIEAFGTNKQKRALSSRKLNQVGSDTLQHAVDKAAKTVINKKGLEALQQEVADAESQGELALHLPPCSADADKQENVYPFDNLLSPVEFEALEEAGSKMAAVTSEELQKMRDDGGCLSVVRHLENLPTADEARVKTARCAFYLSLLLKLVRQRSMTRKFGQEEGCPRIIQTKLFKTFTVETFNSGRLQNTVSASMRAKIAAYCLALLLHLGHMTADLTLLHRDLRITEARMIEVAKSMGLTIIRPARAKADEAGLQDNHTQASLLLPLVKYEQFTERRKRKKCTEDHKTRQDKKRTVKKGTARIENTTNKTCLLLYFVDK, encoded by the exons ATGACAACAGTCATGGATGCCTCCTGCGCGTTCGTGTGCTGCGGAGAGGAGAGAGATACCGACAAAGCTGTTATAG TCCGCTTCGCAAATGGCAGCGTCAAAAACCCAGACAGGCTGGATTTCTCTTTGTACAAGAACACAGATGAGACGAACCCAAGAAAAAAGAACAGGCGGATACTG GTGGCTGAATCAGACAGACTGTCCTATGTTGGACACAACTTTGGAGCGGGATCACTGAAGTGCAACAACCTTTGCAA aTATTATGTTGGGGTGTTAAACAAACAGACCATGCAAATGGAGGTTCACAACGCTCAACTCTTCAACATGCAACCAGCTATACCAG GAGAAACAACAGATACTGCACAATCCCAGGACACTACTCAGACCTACAGAGACAAG GTCGACTCATTGATTGAGGCCTTCGGCACCAACAAACAGAAGAGAGCTCTGAGCTCCCGCAAGCTCAATCAGGTGGGCAGTGATACTCTGCAACATGCAGTGGACAAGGCTGCCAAGACTGTGATTAACAAGAAGGGTCTGGAAG CTCTACAACAGGAGGTGGCTGACGCTGAGTCGCAGGGAGAACTGGCTCTCCACCTGCCGCCCTGCAGTGCCGACGCAGACAAACAAGAGAACGTCTATCCATTTGATAACC TGCTGAGTCCAGTCGAGTTTGAAGCTTTGGAAGAAGCCGGTTCTAAGATGGCAGCAGTCACctctgaggagctgcagaagaTGAGAGATGATGGCGG gTGCCTGAGTGTTGTGAGGCACCTAGAGAACCTGCCAACTGCAGATGAGGCCAGAGTGAAAACAGCTCGATGTGCCTTTTACCTTTCTCTGCTCCTTAAACTGGTGCGGCAGAGGAGTATGACCCGCAAGT TTGGGCAGGAGGAAGGCTGCCCTCGCATCATTCAAACCAAACTCTTCAAAACGTTCACTGTGGAGACTTTCAACAGCGGCAG GCTGCAGAACACAGTGTCTGCATCAATGCGTGCCAAAATAGCAGCATACTGCCTGGCTCTGCTGCTGCATTTGGGCCACATGACTGCTGACCTCACATTACTTCACCGTGACCTGAGAATCACAGAGGCCAG GATGATTGAAGTTGCAAAGTCAATGGGACTGACCATAATTAGACCAGCTCGGGCCAAGGCTGATGAAGCCGGACTGCAAGATAACCACACACAGGCCTCTCTTCTTCTACCTCTGGTTAAATATGAGCAGTTCACTGAGAGACGGAAGCGCAAAAAATGCACTGAAGACcataagacaagacaagacaagaaacGGACAGTAAAAAAAGGAACCGCAAGAATTGAAAATACCACAAACAAgacttgtttattattgtattttgtaGACAAATAA
- the LOC110959254 gene encoding LOW QUALITY PROTEIN: zinc finger and BTB domain-containing protein 5 (The sequence of the model RefSeq protein was modified relative to this genomic sequence to represent the inferred CDS: deleted 1 base in 1 codon), translated as MEVKHSATLAMDFPGHFEQIFQQLNYQRVHGQLCDCVIVVGSRHFKAHRSVLAACSTHFRALFTVAEGDASMNMIQLDSEVVTAEAFAALVDMMYTSTLMLGESNVMDILLAASHLHLNNVVKACKHYLTTRTLPMSPSSDRPTHHHPQQEQQRHRQQQVADLAANPTLAANANLAANAATSKLQRSFLLQQLGLSLVSSALGGMEEDGVGRVVEQRASFPIRRFHKRKPSLALGLSEERPRQRQRPSAPNLGLLGEKGVNAEREEGALLSPDSHKMGDDSKLDAAITGLVAVSQDDPQMPSQSDSGHCEGELGRMQGGVSKEEDMDEQDHQGSRAGVKIKSGTEEEEAEEEEQKVVVKREPLSSPEPADEVSDVTSQAEGSDPAEPGCQEEEEKVELSPESSDRSFTSEPQPSSDSLLQPSSQLLLKSRGGSSGVGGGFCV; from the exons ATGGAAGTGAAGCACAGCGCCACCCT GGCCATGGATTTCCCGGGCCACTTCGAGCAGATCTTCCAACAGCTTAACTATCAGCGTGTTCATGGACAGCTGTGTGATTGTGTCATCGTGGTGGGCAGCCGACACTTTAAGGCCCACCGCTCAGTGCTGGCGGCCTGCAGCACCCATTTCAGAGCCCTGTTCACTGTTGCTGAGGGAGATGCCAGCATGAACATGATCCAACTGGACAGCGAG GTGGTGACAGCTGAAGCTTTCGCTGCTCTGGTGGACATGATGTACACGTCAACGCTGATGCTGGGGGAGAGCAATGTCATGGATATTCTTCTTGCAGCCTCACATCTACACCTCAACAATGTAGTCAAGGCCTGCAAACACTATCTGACCACCCGCACGCTGCCTATGTCCCCCTCATCCGACAGACCCACCCATCACCACCCTCAGCAAGAGCAGCAAAGGCACAGGCAGCAGCAAGTAGCAGATTTGGCGGCGAACCCGACTTTAGCAGCTAATGCTAACCTTGCAGCAAATGCTGCCACGTCAAAGTTGCAGCGATCTTTCTTGCTGCAGCAGCTGGGGCTCAGCTTGGTGAGCTCTGCTTTGGGTGGGATGGAGGAGGACGGGGTGGGAAGAGTGGTCGAGCAGAGAGCTTCCTTCCCAATCCGACGTTTCCACAAACGAAAGCCATCTCTGGCCCTGGGGCTTTCAGAGGAGCGACCCAGACAGAGGCAGCGCCCCTCTGCCCCTAACCTGGGGCTGTTGGGAGAAAAAGGGGTAAATGCAGAGCGAGAGGAGGGAGCACTTCTGTCCCCGGACTCCCACAAGATGGGAGATGATTCCAAATTAGATGCTGCAATCACTGGGCTAGTAGCAGTGTCCCAGGATGATCCTCAGATGCCCAGTCAGTCAGACAGTGGACACTGTGAGGGGGAA TTGGGGAGAATGCAGGGAGGGGTGAGTAAGGAAGAAGACATGGATGAGCAGGATCACCAGGGCAGCAGAGCAGGGGTGAAGATAAAATCgggaacagaggaggaggaggccgaaGAGGAGGAACAAAAG GTGGTGGTTAAACGGGAGCCACTAAGTTCACCTGAGCCAGCGGATGAAGTCAGCGACGTGACATCTCAAGCAGAAGGCAGCGACCCAGCTGAGCCTGGgtgtcaggaggaggaggagaaggtggaGCTGAGCCCAGAGAGCAGCGACCGCAGCTTCACCTCTGAACCCCAGCCCAGCTCAGACTCTCTGCTCCAGCCCAGCTCCCAGCTTCTCCTCAAAAGCAGGGGAGGAAGCAGTGGAGTCGGAGGAGGCTTTTGCGTGTAA
- the grhprb gene encoding LOW QUALITY PROTEIN: glyoxylate reductase/hydroxypyruvate reductase b (The sequence of the model RefSeq protein was modified relative to this genomic sequence to represent the inferred CDS: inserted 1 base in 1 codon): MWCSRMALRQLQRIAVAPLNAAGGLTSKVQREMSTLPRVYVTRQIPPEGLKILKESGQVQFELWDSDDPVPRKELLQKVKGVDGLLCVLTEKIDAELLDAAGPNLKVLSTMSVGFDHLSLEELKKRGIRVSYTPDVLTDAVAELTVALLLTTSRRLIEATHEAKTGGWGTWRTLWLCGHELANSTVGIFGLGRIGVAIAERLAPFKVKKFIYTDMAPRPELASAINAEFVSFDELAKQSDFLAVCCALTPETKEICNKNLFSKMKNTSIFINTSRGGVVNQEDLYEALSTGQIAGAGXDVTVPEPLPTSHPLFTLKNCVILPHIASASYTTRNAMSSLAANNLLLGLRGQPMIKELKL, translated from the exons ATGTGGTGCAGTCGTATGGCACTGCGTCAGCTCCAGAGGATCGCCGTTGCTCCTTTGAATGCTGCTGGAGGTTTAACGAGCAAAGTGCAGAGGGAGATGTCGACCCTGCCACGGGTGTATGTCACCCGACAGATCCCACCAGAGGGCCTGAAGATCCTCAAAGAATCTGGACA GGTGCAGTTCGAGCTGTGGGATTCAGATGACCCAGTGCCCAGGAAGGAGCTGCTTCAGAAGGTCAAAGGCGTTGATGGTCTGCTCTGCGTCCTGACAGAAAAGATTGATGCAGAATTGTTGGATGCTGCAG GTCCTAACCTGAAGGTTCTTAGTACTATGTCAGTGGGTTTTGATCATCTGTCCttggaggagctgaagaaaaG AGGGATCCGTGTCAGTTACACCCCTGATGTTCTGACAGATGCTGTTGCTGAGCTGACTGTAGCTCTGCTGCTCACAACCTCCAGGAGGCTCATAGAGGCCACACACGAAGCCAAGAC TGGTGGCTGGGGCACATGGAGAACTCTATGGCTGTGTGGACATGAGCTGGCCAACAGCACTGTGGGTATTTTTGGTTTAGGGAGGATTG GCGTGGCTATCGCTGAGCGTCTGGCACCTTTCAAAGTAAAGAAGTTCATCTACACAGACATGGCTCCCAGGCCTGAGCTGGCTAGTGCCATCAATGCTGAATTTG tgtCTTTCGATGAACTGGCAAAGCAGTCAGACTTCCTGGCTGTGTGCTGCGCTTTAACACCAGAGACAAAGGAGATCTGCAACAAGAATCTCTTCTCAAAGATGAAAAACACCTCTATCTTTATCAACACCAGCAG AGGTGGAGTGGTGAACCAGGAAGACCTGTATGAGGCTCTGTCCACTGGCCAGATAGCAGGAGCTG TAGATGTCACTGTGCCAGAGCCCCTGCCCACCAGCCATCCACTGTTTACCCTCAAAAACTGTG TGATTCTTCCGCATATTGCTAGTGCCTCGTATACGACCCGTAACGCCATGTCCAGCCTGGCAGCAAACaacctcctcctcggcctgcgGGGTCAGCCGATGATCAAAGAGCTCAAGCTTTGA